A window of Deinococcota bacterium contains these coding sequences:
- a CDS encoding MOSC domain-containing protein, translated as MDGVVTVVSRSRAHAFSKANEGSIRLLTGLGVEGDAHLGRTVKHRSRVARDPSRPNLRQVHLIHAELHDELRAAGFAVVAGEMGENITTRSVALLELPTGARLHLGGAAVVELTGPRNPCAQLDHFQSGLMAAVLGRGEDGKIVRKAGVMGVVLASGEVRPGDPVRALLPPEPRRALEPV; from the coding sequence GTGGACGGAGTGGTGACGGTGGTGAGCCGCAGCAGGGCGCACGCCTTCAGCAAGGCCAACGAGGGCAGCATCCGGCTCCTGACCGGGCTCGGCGTCGAGGGCGACGCGCATCTGGGCAGGACGGTCAAGCACCGCTCGAGGGTGGCACGCGATCCCAGCCGGCCCAACTTGCGCCAGGTGCACCTCATCCACGCCGAACTGCACGACGAACTGCGGGCTGCCGGCTTCGCCGTAGTGGCCGGAGAGATGGGCGAGAACATCACCACGCGCAGCGTCGCTCTGCTCGAGTTGCCGACCGGCGCGCGGTTGCACCTGGGCGGCGCGGCGGTGGTCGAGCTAACCGGCCCGCGCAATCCTTGCGCTCAGCTCGACCACTTCCAGTCCGGCCTGATGGCGGCAGTCTTGGGGCGCGGCGAAGACGGCAAGATTGTCCGCAAGGCCGGCGTCATGGGCGTCGTGCTAGCCAGCGGCGAGGTGCGGCCTGGCGACCCAGTCCGCGCCCTGCTGCCACCGGAACCGCGCCGAGCACTCGAGCCGGTCTGA